Proteins encoded by one window of Candidatus Nomurabacteria bacterium:
- the rpsL gene encoding 30S ribosomal protein S12: protein MPTINQLIKNKRKKVIKKSKTVALARGFNSLKNRPVYYPAPFKRGVCTKVSTTTPKKPNSALRKIARVRLTNGLEVTAYIPGIGHNLQEHSVVMLRGGRVKDLIGVRYHIVRGMLDASGVDKRMQSRSRYGAKLPKKGDKK, encoded by the coding sequence ATGCCGACAATCAACCAATTAATCAAAAATAAAAGAAAGAAGGTTATTAAGAAATCAAAAACTGTCGCACTTGCGAGAGGGTTTAACTCGCTTAAGAACCGACCAGTCTACTACCCTGCCCCATTTAAGCGAGGAGTTTGCACGAAAGTTTCAACAACAACTCCAAAGAAGCCTAACTCAGCGCTTCGTAAGATTGCACGTGTTCGTCTCACTAACGGTCTCGAAGTGACTGCCTACATCCCGGGTATTGGTCACAATCTCCAAGAACACTCAGTTGTTATGCTCCGTGGTGGCCGTGTGAAGGACTTGATCGGGGTACGATACCACATTGTTCGCGGTATGCTCGATGCATCAGGAGTCGATAAACGTATGCAAAGCCGTAGTCGCTATGGTGCCAAACTTCCTAAGAAAGGCGATAAGAAATAA
- the rpsG gene encoding 30S ribosomal protein S7, giving the protein MRRKVKNRNTAEPDLTYNSARLGKFINAIMFDGKKETARQVVYDALTIIKEKAATEEPLEVFDTAIRNASPATEVRSRRIGGANYQVPREVRPERRQALAFRWIIDAARAKKGSPMANRLADELMLAAKNEGSAIKKRDDTHRMAEANKAFAHFAW; this is encoded by the coding sequence ATGCGAAGAAAAGTCAAAAATCGTAATACTGCAGAGCCAGATCTAACCTACAACTCAGCCCGTCTAGGTAAGTTTATCAATGCCATCATGTTTGATGGTAAGAAAGAAACTGCGCGCCAAGTTGTCTACGATGCACTCACGATAATCAAAGAAAAAGCTGCAACTGAAGAACCGCTTGAAGTATTCGATACTGCTATTAGAAATGCTTCTCCTGCAACTGAAGTTCGCTCACGCCGAATCGGTGGTGCTAACTATCAAGTCCCTCGTGAAGTTCGTCCTGAACGCCGACAAGCACTGGCATTTCGTTGGATTATTGATGCTGCTCGTGCAAAGAAAGGCTCACCAATGGCCAACCGTCTTGCAGATGAGTTAATGCTTGCTGCTAAGAACGAAGGTTCTGCTATCAAGAAGCGTGATGATACGCATCGTATGGCTGAAGCCAACAAAGCCTTTGCTCACTTTGCGTGGTAA
- the fusA gene encoding elongation factor G, with protein sequence MERDYPLEKVRNFGIIAHIDAGKTTTTERVLYYTGVSHKIGEVHDGETTTDWMEQERERGITITSAAVTCFWTPTYALTDKNKKHRFNIIDTPGHIDFTVEVKRSLRVLDGAVVVFDGVAGVEPQSETNWRYADEANVPRICFINKLDRTGASFEHSYATILDRLSKKAVRAQIPIGLEEKHEGVIDLLRMKAYYFEGEMGNKVIEKDIPEEYKADAEKYHSELIEKIVEQDDAVMNEYLEGKIPDFDMLKKLLRKGVIANNVFPVFAGSALKNKGVQLVLDAVVDYLPAPTDIPPIPGINPDTDEVTERKASDAEPFAALAFKVATDPFVGQIIFFRVYSGTLEAGSYVYNPRTRNKERIGRILRMHANDREEVKKVYAGEIAAAVGLKDTITSDTLCDQEKPVELNRIVFPEPVISLRVEPKTKADQEKMGMALNRLAQEDPTFRVSTDQETGETIIAGMGELHLEIIVDRMKREFAVETNVGKPQVAYRETITSEASAEGKYIKQSGGRGNYGHVKIKIKPMDMSLTKEDIEDLPKNTKREPHFEFINNIKGGAIPQEYIPPVEKGFREGLDRGILAGFKMVDVSVDLWDGSFHEVDSNEMAFKIAASMAIQDAAKAAKPVILEPMMNVEVVTPEKFMGDVTGSLSAKRGLIEGMEDRGMNKVVRAIVPLSEMFGYMTNLRSMTEGRAGFTMEFIRYDIVPANVAETIIAARK encoded by the coding sequence ATGGAACGAGATTATCCGTTAGAGAAAGTAAGAAATTTTGGTATTATCGCCCACATTGATGCGGGTAAAACAACGACAACTGAGCGTGTCCTTTACTATACCGGTGTGTCACACAAGATCGGCGAGGTGCATGACGGCGAAACAACGACTGACTGGATGGAACAAGAGCGCGAGCGTGGTATCACGATCACGTCTGCTGCGGTGACTTGTTTCTGGACGCCAACGTATGCATTGACTGACAAAAATAAAAAGCATCGTTTCAATATTATTGATACCCCAGGTCACATCGACTTTACGGTTGAAGTAAAGCGCTCCCTCCGTGTGCTCGATGGAGCTGTCGTTGTGTTCGATGGTGTTGCTGGTGTTGAACCACAATCAGAAACCAACTGGCGTTATGCTGATGAGGCAAACGTCCCTCGAATCTGTTTCATCAACAAACTTGACCGAACCGGTGCATCATTTGAACATTCCTATGCAACAATCCTTGATCGTCTTTCCAAAAAAGCTGTTCGTGCACAAATTCCAATAGGACTTGAGGAGAAACATGAAGGCGTGATTGATCTCCTTCGTATGAAGGCCTACTACTTCGAAGGTGAGATGGGAAATAAAGTTATCGAAAAAGATATTCCTGAAGAATATAAAGCTGATGCGGAGAAATACCATAGTGAGCTTATCGAGAAAATCGTCGAGCAAGATGATGCAGTCATGAATGAATATCTCGAAGGCAAAATTCCTGATTTTGATATGCTTAAGAAATTGCTCAGAAAAGGCGTGATTGCCAACAATGTATTTCCAGTCTTTGCTGGAAGTGCACTCAAGAACAAAGGCGTGCAACTCGTTCTCGATGCTGTTGTTGACTATCTCCCAGCACCTACCGATATTCCGCCGATCCCAGGTATCAATCCTGATACTGATGAAGTGACGGAACGCAAAGCGTCTGACGCGGAACCATTTGCAGCGCTCGCATTTAAAGTTGCTACTGATCCATTCGTCGGACAGATTATTTTCTTCCGTGTGTACTCAGGTACACTTGAAGCCGGCTCATATGTCTATAACCCACGTACTCGCAACAAAGAGCGCATCGGCCGAATTCTTCGTATGCATGCCAACGATCGAGAAGAAGTGAAGAAAGTCTATGCCGGAGAAATTGCGGCAGCTGTTGGACTCAAAGATACGATTACGTCAGACACGCTCTGTGATCAAGAAAAACCTGTTGAGCTTAACCGTATCGTCTTCCCTGAACCAGTTATTTCGCTACGAGTAGAACCAAAGACCAAAGCTGACCAAGAGAAAATGGGTATGGCACTTAACCGTCTTGCCCAAGAAGATCCGACATTCCGCGTATCTACTGATCAAGAAACAGGAGAAACGATTATTGCTGGCATGGGAGAACTACACCTTGAAATCATCGTTGATCGTATGAAGCGCGAATTTGCTGTGGAAACCAATGTTGGCAAGCCACAAGTTGCCTACCGAGAAACAATTACCTCAGAAGCTTCAGCCGAAGGCAAGTACATCAAGCAGTCTGGCGGCCGCGGTAACTATGGTCACGTCAAAATCAAGATCAAGCCAATGGATATGTCACTTACCAAAGAAGACATTGAAGATTTACCAAAGAATACCAAGCGTGAACCACATTTCGAATTCATCAACAATATCAAAGGTGGCGCGATTCCGCAGGAATATATTCCACCAGTTGAGAAAGGCTTCCGTGAAGGACTTGATCGGGGAATTCTTGCAGGGTTCAAAATGGTAGATGTTTCTGTTGATCTCTGGGATGGTAGTTTCCATGAAGTTGACTCGAACGAAATGGCCTTCAAAATCGCAGCATCGATGGCTATCCAAGACGCAGCCAAAGCTGCTAAGCCTGTCATCCTTGAACCTATGATGAATGTTGAAGTCGTGACCCCTGAGAAATTCATGGGTGATGTAACTGGAAGTCTTTCTGCAAAACGTGGACTTATCGAAGGCATGGAAGATCGAGGTATGAATAAAGTTGTTCGTGCTATCGTGCCGCTATCTGAAATGTTCGGCTACATGACCAATCTCCGTTCGATGACTGAAGGTCGGGCAGGATTTACTATGGAATTCATCCGGTACGATATCGTACCTGCTAACGTTGCGGAAACAATTATTGCTGCAAGGAAGTAA
- a CDS encoding SDR family NAD(P)-dependent oxidoreductase — MENDMKKIKGIALITGATGDIGGDVVAEGISRGYFILAFGRNQDKLLALKDKYQDAIETVSLDLSDEAHVERILKDMNQKYPKVDVLINGAGLFRWDYEYGKATVDENRLAAMEDLMEQNYTSKVRFMKYFKPLYRGQKVKVIDVSSWAAQFPLSDLIIWPEWGYVFSMRSVSARNLNLQKQNDPTDTFSYDLIEPKLIDTPKMRENMKDDSEGRRPTMHVNWEVDAQKPAALAKNIWDLAEQE; from the coding sequence ATGGAAAACGATATGAAAAAAATTAAAGGAATTGCATTGATCACAGGCGCAACTGGAGATATTGGCGGGGATGTGGTCGCAGAAGGCATTTCCCGCGGATACTTCATATTGGCGTTTGGGCGAAATCAAGATAAATTATTGGCGCTTAAAGATAAGTATCAAGACGCAATAGAAACAGTGTCGCTTGATCTTTCTGACGAGGCACATGTTGAAAGAATACTTAAGGATATGAATCAAAAGTATCCTAAGGTTGATGTGCTGATCAATGGTGCCGGACTTTTTCGTTGGGATTATGAATACGGGAAGGCAACTGTGGATGAGAACAGGCTTGCGGCCATGGAAGACTTGATGGAGCAGAACTATACTTCAAAAGTTCGCTTCATGAAATATTTCAAACCGCTCTATCGTGGGCAGAAAGTAAAAGTGATAGATGTGTCATCTTGGGCCGCGCAGTTTCCGTTGTCGGATTTGATTATCTGGCCGGAATGGGGATATGTATTCTCAATGCGTTCTGTGTCTGCTCGAAACTTGAATTTACAGAAGCAGAATGATCCAACTGATACGTTTAGTTACGATTTGATCGAGCCGAAACTCATTGATACGCCCAAAATGCGGGAGAATATGAAAGATGACTCCGAAGGTCGTCGACCAACAATGCATGTCAATTGGGAAGTTGATGCTCAAAAGCCTGCAGCTCTTGCGAAAAATATCTGGGATCTAGCTGAACAAGAATAA
- the pyrF gene encoding orotidine-5'-phosphate decarboxylase — protein sequence MESKFSQKQLDAARKKIIFALDVDDLKKAKNIINDLGPHVGGIKIGLETQTVFGGPIMLDLTEKQDVDTFYDGKFNDIPATIIGATKPLAKRGVGMFNIHATSGNEAIKAAVKACESAGCIVLVVTVLTSISPEECMEIFGDTPENKVLQFARKAKANGAHGVVCSAKELPVLMADEETHSLIKVTPGIQPEWMQKNDQQRVMTPYEAIKAGADYLVIGRAISQPPKDHEYIQGDSLKAIELITEEIAKALSEMNIE from the coding sequence ATGGAATCAAAATTTAGCCAGAAACAGCTGGATGCTGCAAGAAAGAAAATCATTTTCGCGCTCGATGTGGATGATCTTAAAAAAGCTAAAAACATCATAAATGATTTAGGTCCCCATGTCGGAGGCATCAAGATTGGTTTGGAGACTCAAACAGTTTTTGGTGGTCCAATTATGCTTGATCTGACAGAAAAGCAGGACGTTGATACATTCTATGATGGCAAGTTCAATGACATCCCCGCTACCATTATTGGTGCAACAAAACCTCTCGCAAAACGTGGAGTCGGAATGTTTAATATCCACGCTACAAGTGGTAATGAGGCAATTAAAGCTGCAGTAAAAGCATGTGAAAGTGCAGGTTGTATTGTACTTGTTGTAACTGTGCTTACTTCCATTAGTCCTGAAGAATGCATGGAAATATTTGGCGATACTCCTGAAAACAAGGTGTTACAGTTTGCTCGTAAGGCAAAAGCAAATGGAGCTCATGGTGTCGTGTGTTCAGCAAAAGAACTTCCAGTGCTTATGGCGGATGAAGAAACTCATTCGCTTATAAAAGTGACTCCAGGTATTCAGCCTGAATGGATGCAAAAGAATGATCAACAGAGAGTTATGACACCCTACGAAGCGATCAAAGCTGGTGCTGACTATTTGGTGATTGGAAGAGCAATCAGTCAACCACCTAAAGATCACGAGTATATCCAAGGTGATTCTCTCAAAGCGATTGAACTCATCACTGAAGAAATCGCCAAAGCATTGAGTGAAATGAACATAGAATAA
- the tuf gene encoding elongation factor Tu, translating to MAELFKRDKPHINVGTIGHVDHGKTTLTAAILHVLQMAGKEVKMKGVGDIDNAPEEKARGITINISHNEYATDSRHYAHIDAPGHADYIKNMITGAAQMDGAILVVAATDGAMPQTREHVLLAKQVGVPKIIVFLNKVDMVDDNDLVDLVEEEIREILAKQGFDKDCPIIRGSGLKALESTSMDDPWAQKVMELVTALDTYIPVPERDVTKPFLMPIEDIFSIEGRGTVVTGKIERGIVKVGEDVEIVGIKPTLKTTVTGIEMFNKQLNEGMAGDNAGILLRGTKKEEITRGQVLAKPGSVTPHDNFECEVYILKKEEGGRHTPFFAGYKPQFYIRTTDVTGDVTLPEGTEMVMPGDTIKLVVKLVTPVALEDQTRFAIREGGKTVGAGVVTKIIK from the coding sequence ATGGCAGAACTATTTAAGCGAGACAAGCCACACATCAATGTGGGCACTATTGGTCACGTTGACCACGGTAAAACAACTCTAACAGCAGCTATCCTCCATGTGTTACAGATGGCTGGTAAAGAGGTGAAAATGAAGGGAGTTGGCGATATCGACAACGCTCCTGAAGAAAAGGCTCGTGGTATCACGATTAACATTTCTCACAACGAATACGCAACAGACTCACGTCACTATGCGCATATTGACGCTCCTGGACACGCTGACTACATCAAAAACATGATTACCGGTGCAGCTCAGATGGATGGTGCTATCCTCGTTGTTGCTGCTACTGACGGCGCGATGCCACAAACTCGTGAACACGTGCTTCTTGCTAAGCAAGTCGGTGTTCCAAAAATCATCGTCTTCTTGAACAAAGTAGATATGGTTGATGATAATGACTTGGTTGATCTCGTTGAAGAGGAAATCCGAGAAATCCTTGCAAAACAAGGCTTTGATAAAGATTGTCCAATTATCCGAGGTTCAGGCCTTAAGGCTCTTGAATCAACATCTATGGATGATCCATGGGCACAGAAAGTTATGGAACTCGTTACAGCTCTCGATACCTATATTCCAGTCCCAGAGCGTGATGTTACCAAGCCTTTCCTTATGCCTATTGAAGATATCTTTTCTATCGAAGGTCGAGGTACTGTGGTTACTGGTAAAATCGAACGTGGGATCGTTAAGGTTGGTGAAGATGTTGAAATCGTCGGTATCAAACCAACACTTAAAACGACCGTTACTGGTATCGAAATGTTCAACAAGCAACTCAATGAAGGTATGGCTGGAGACAATGCAGGTATACTTCTCCGTGGAACAAAGAAAGAAGAAATTACTCGCGGACAAGTTCTCGCAAAGCCAGGCTCAGTAACACCTCATGATAACTTCGAATGTGAAGTCTATATCTTGAAGAAAGAAGAAGGCGGCCGTCACACACCATTTTTCGCAGGTTACAAACCACAATTCTACATCCGAACAACTGACGTGACTGGTGATGTTACGCTTCCAGAAGGTACTGAAATGGTTATGCCAGGTGATACGATCAAGCTCGTGGTTAAATTGGTTACTCCAGTTGCCCTCGAAGATCAGACACGCTTTGCAATCCGTGAAGGTGGCAAGACAGTTGGTGCAGGAGTTGTAACTAAGATCATCAAGTAA
- the rpsJ gene encoding 30S ribosomal protein S10, whose translation MTTQTTKPKTTRKKVTKEEASVKLRIRVRAYENKILDASVKQIIDTARRYDAVVVGPIPLPTEIKKYTVNRASFVYKNTREQFEMRVHKRVIDILNPNQKTIEALTNLSLPSGVDIDVKMM comes from the coding sequence ATGACAACACAAACAACAAAACCAAAGACGACTCGCAAGAAAGTCACGAAAGAAGAGGCAAGTGTCAAACTCCGCATTCGCGTCAGGGCATATGAGAATAAAATTCTCGATGCTTCAGTGAAGCAGATTATTGATACAGCTCGAAGGTACGATGCAGTTGTTGTAGGTCCAATCCCACTTCCGACAGAGATCAAAAAGTACACAGTCAACCGCGCATCGTTTGTCTACAAGAATACTCGAGAACAATTTGAGATGCGAGTTCACAAGCGAGTGATTGACATACTTAATCCTAATCAGAAAACGATCGAAGCACTGACAAACTTGAGTTTGCCGTCAGGGGTTGATATTGATGTCAAGATGATGTAA
- the rplC gene encoding 50S ribosomal protein L3, whose translation MKFILATKEYMTTYFAPDGRAIPVTVVHAGPITVTQVKTQELDGYDAIQYGSGTQKESRMTKAEIGHLKELQKTNILREVRLDMPADVKRGDTADVSLFTPGDVVSVSGISKGKGFQGVVKRYNFAGGRRSHGQKHSEREGGSIGGGLRSRVPKGMRMPGRMGTDMITVTNLEIIAVESETGTMLIKGALPGRRGTLLEIKAK comes from the coding sequence ATGAAATTTATTCTAGCTACAAAGGAATACATGACAACCTATTTTGCACCGGATGGCAGAGCTATTCCGGTTACGGTTGTTCACGCAGGTCCTATTACGGTAACCCAAGTTAAAACTCAAGAACTCGATGGCTATGACGCTATCCAGTATGGTTCAGGCACTCAGAAAGAATCACGCATGACGAAAGCAGAAATTGGCCACCTCAAAGAATTACAGAAGACCAACATTCTCCGTGAAGTTCGGCTCGATATGCCAGCTGATGTCAAACGTGGCGATACTGCTGATGTTTCATTGTTTACGCCAGGAGATGTCGTCAGTGTTTCAGGTATTTCAAAAGGTAAAGGATTTCAAGGTGTCGTCAAGCGATATAACTTTGCTGGTGGACGTAGAAGTCATGGTCAAAAGCATTCTGAACGTGAAGGTGGATCAATCGGTGGAGGTTTGCGCTCGCGCGTACCGAAAGGCATGCGAATGCCAGGCCGTATGGGAACTGATATGATTACGGTCACTAACCTCGAAATTATCGCTGTTGAATCTGAAACTGGCACAATGCTTATCAAAGGTGCGCTTCCTGGAAGACGAGGTACGCTATTAGAAATCAAGGCAAAATAA
- the rplD gene encoding 50S ribosomal protein L4 gives MEVIKKQKNTKAKTGKPVLKSLEVPLYTQAGKSDSMLPLPPEYFGLPWKADLVHYVANAMLLNKRAGTADTKSRGEVRGGGKKPWRQKGTGRARHGSSRSPIWKGGGVTHGPLAEKNYKQKINKKMKVKALFTALSAKAKAGDILFIDALKLDNTKTKDAVKIIGAVGTIKGFERAAKNTKRQIALILPDLTSLMDRSFRNLSSVELVATKELNVVNILEYKTIIFVDPKATFALFAKKFA, from the coding sequence ATGGAAGTAATAAAGAAACAAAAGAATACCAAAGCAAAGACTGGCAAACCAGTACTTAAGTCTTTGGAAGTGCCTTTGTATACGCAAGCTGGCAAATCTGACAGCATGCTTCCACTTCCACCTGAATACTTTGGTTTGCCTTGGAAAGCTGATTTGGTGCACTATGTAGCAAATGCAATGCTTCTCAATAAACGTGCAGGTACTGCCGATACAAAAAGTCGCGGTGAAGTTCGCGGTGGTGGCAAGAAGCCTTGGCGTCAAAAAGGTACTGGACGAGCTCGACATGGATCAAGTCGTTCACCAATCTGGAAAGGTGGAGGTGTGACCCACGGACCGCTCGCTGAGAAAAACTACAAACAGAAAATAAATAAGAAAATGAAAGTGAAAGCTCTCTTTACTGCACTGTCAGCTAAGGCTAAAGCAGGAGATATTCTTTTCATTGACGCACTAAAACTCGACAACACGAAAACTAAAGATGCAGTGAAGATTATCGGTGCAGTAGGTACTATCAAAGGATTTGAGCGAGCAGCAAAAAATACAAAACGCCAAATTGCGCTTATCCTACCTGATTTGACTTCTCTAATGGATCGCTCATTTAGAAATCTTTCCTCTGTTGAGCTTGTTGCGACCAAAGAGCTCAATGTCGTCAATATTCTCGAATACAAAACAATTATTTTTGTTGATCCGAAAGCAACCTTTGCATTATTCGCGAAGAAATTTGCATAA
- a CDS encoding 50S ribosomal protein L23 — MATTTTKNLYAHVLTRPRITEKAAQVSTKNVYTFDIAKTTTKNEIMKAIKALYKVTPVAIRVVTIPRRNVIRRGKAGVQSGGKKAYVSLKKGDKIELI, encoded by the coding sequence ATGGCTACTACAACGACTAAAAATCTATACGCACATGTCCTCACACGTCCTCGTATAACTGAGAAGGCAGCACAAGTAAGCACAAAGAATGTGTACACATTTGATATTGCAAAGACGACAACGAAGAACGAAATTATGAAAGCTATAAAGGCTCTCTATAAAGTTACTCCAGTTGCTATCCGTGTAGTGACTATTCCACGAAGAAATGTTATACGACGTGGCAAGGCTGGTGTACAAAGCGGTGGTAAGAAAGCCTATGTATCACTTAAAAAGGGCGACAAAATAGAATTAATTTAA
- the rplB gene encoding 50S ribosomal protein L2 has translation MKHYKPTTPSRRHMTNVSYRGVLTGVKPHKALTSGFKRHSGHNNQGRITTRHKGGGHKRLYRDVDFLYNKIDIPAKITSIEYDPNRSGFIALAVYRDGEKRYVLASKAMTAGTSFIVSEKAPLTPGNRLPLRLIPVGTFVYNIEVKPKGGAKIARSAGIFAQVIANTDGKTHIKMPSTEVRTVSENCWATIGEVSNEEYKLQNFGKAGRSRWKGIRPTVRGSVMNPVDHPYGGGEGRQGRGTRRPKTMWGKVTGGRKTRTPKKYSNTFIVSRRKTGKSRKSQ, from the coding sequence ATGAAGCACTATAAACCTACAACTCCATCACGACGTCACATGACCAATGTATCCTACAGAGGTGTTTTGACAGGCGTTAAGCCCCACAAGGCTCTGACGAGTGGCTTCAAGCGACATTCTGGTCACAACAACCAAGGCCGTATTACCACGAGACACAAAGGTGGTGGCCACAAACGACTCTATCGTGATGTTGATTTTCTATATAACAAAATTGATATTCCAGCCAAGATCACGAGTATTGAATATGATCCAAACCGAAGTGGTTTTATCGCTCTTGCTGTATATCGAGATGGTGAAAAGCGATATGTCTTGGCATCAAAAGCTATGACAGCAGGAACGAGTTTCATCGTTTCAGAAAAAGCACCACTAACTCCTGGTAATCGTTTGCCACTACGACTGATTCCAGTTGGAACTTTTGTATATAACATTGAAGTCAAACCAAAAGGCGGCGCTAAGATTGCTCGCTCTGCAGGTATTTTTGCGCAAGTCATCGCTAATACTGATGGTAAGACTCATATCAAAATGCCTTCGACTGAAGTACGCACAGTATCAGAGAATTGCTGGGCAACAATCGGTGAAGTATCAAATGAAGAATATAAATTGCAGAATTTCGGTAAAGCTGGCCGTTCTCGATGGAAGGGTATTCGTCCAACAGTTCGAGGTTCTGTCATGAATCCAGTTGACCACCCATACGGTGGAGGTGAAGGACGACAAGGCCGTGGCACTCGAAGGCCTAAGACTATGTGGGGTAAAGTCACTGGTGGACGCAAGACTCGCACACCAAAGAAATACTCAAACACCTTTATCGTCTCACGACGCAAAACTGGCAAATCAAGGAAGTCCCAATAA
- a CDS encoding diacylglycerol kinase family protein encodes MESYEKDKQAFTISGRIRSMRHACRGLLIFIKNEHNAWLHIVALIAVVMLGMYFSISSIEWLFIILAVGIVFVAEAFNTALEIDMNLTSPEFNPKARDTKDIAAGAVLITSLAALLIGLIIFIPKILWCFK; translated from the coding sequence ATGGAATCATATGAAAAAGATAAACAAGCTTTTACTATCTCTGGACGTATTCGAAGTATGCGGCACGCGTGTCGAGGACTACTCATCTTTATAAAAAATGAGCACAATGCTTGGCTGCATATCGTAGCGCTTATTGCTGTGGTGATGCTTGGCATGTATTTTTCTATTTCGTCTATCGAATGGTTGTTTATAATCCTAGCTGTCGGTATCGTCTTTGTCGCGGAAGCCTTTAACACTGCGCTAGAGATCGATATGAATCTGACGAGTCCTGAATTCAACCCCAAAGCTCGTGACACCAAAGATATAGCTGCAGGGGCTGTGCTCATCACCTCACTTGCCGCACTTCTCATCGGCCTCATCATATTTATACCAAAAATACTCTGGTGTTTTAAATAA
- the rpsS gene encoding 30S ribosomal protein S19 has protein sequence MTRSIKKGPYVDPKLLKKIEGKDPLKTGAIRTWSRASQIAPEMVGFMFGVHNGKTHVEVLVTEDMVGHRLGEFSLTRKFTRHGGKMQKELEAKAKESEIAQAKAAKAATDTKATKK, from the coding sequence ATGACACGATCCATCAAAAAAGGTCCTTACGTTGACCCAAAATTGCTCAAGAAAATCGAAGGTAAAGACCCCCTAAAGACTGGGGCTATTCGTACATGGTCACGAGCATCTCAAATCGCCCCTGAGATGGTAGGATTCATGTTCGGAGTTCACAATGGCAAGACACACGTTGAAGTCTTGGTGACCGAAGACATGGTAGGACACCGATTGGGCGAATTTTCACTTACTCGTAAATTTACTCGTCACGGCGGTAAGATGCAGAAAGAGCTTGAAGCTAAAGCAAAAGAATCTGAAATAGCACAAGCAAAGGCTGCTAAAGCTGCAACTGATACTAAGGCAACTAAGAAATAA
- the rplV gene encoding 50S ribosomal protein L22, protein MKASISNLRQSPRKVRLVASLIKGMPVATAELELAFLTKRAALPFMTLLKSAVANAVTAGVPKETLMVKEVRVDKGVTLKRMMPRARGSAYRINKRSSHILMTLAQKVEKVKPAKKAVTKKVSK, encoded by the coding sequence ATGAAAGCTTCTATTTCCAACTTACGCCAATCTCCACGCAAGGTCCGCCTTGTCGCAAGTCTTATCAAAGGCATGCCTGTTGCTACGGCTGAACTTGAGCTTGCATTTCTCACTAAGCGTGCAGCATTGCCATTTATGACACTACTAAAATCAGCAGTAGCAAATGCAGTAACCGCTGGAGTTCCGAAGGAAACTCTTATGGTCAAAGAAGTGCGTGTTGACAAGGGGGTAACACTTAAACGTATGATGCCTCGTGCTCGAGGTAGTGCGTATCGTATCAACAAACGCTCAAGTCATATTTTGATGACATTAGCTCAAAAAGTCGAAAAGGTAAAACCAGCAAAGAAAGCTGTTACTAAAAAAGTTTCTAAATAA
- the rpsC gene encoding 30S ribosomal protein S3, translating into MSKIVHPYAHRLVILRDWKSRWFATDQKYKDFLRADVLIREFLEKRLRGSYVSSIEVERNQKMFRMIIRTSRPGMIIGRSGEGSIKLKADILKELKKKGIAVPSELRLDIVEIQNPEADAGIVAYMIAEGLEKRLTYRRVLKQTIEKVMAVRGVLGARIVLGGRLGGAEIARSEEIKRGSIPLQTFRADIDFAREKAHLPYGDVGIKVWIYRGEIFADKRAAPGGTTKNFS; encoded by the coding sequence ATGTCAAAAATCGTCCATCCATATGCCCATAGGTTAGTCATTCTCCGAGATTGGAAGTCTCGTTGGTTTGCTACCGACCAAAAGTACAAAGACTTTTTGCGTGCTGATGTTTTGATAAGAGAATTTCTTGAAAAGCGACTTCGTGGTTCATACGTTTCTTCAATCGAAGTAGAACGCAATCAAAAAATGTTCCGGATGATTATCCGAACATCTCGTCCAGGCATGATCATTGGTCGCTCAGGTGAAGGCTCAATCAAGCTTAAGGCTGATATTTTGAAAGAACTCAAGAAAAAGGGGATTGCAGTTCCATCTGAACTTCGTCTTGATATTGTTGAAATCCAAAATCCAGAAGCAGATGCAGGTATCGTTGCATATATGATTGCAGAAGGTCTTGAGAAACGATTGACGTATCGTCGAGTGCTCAAGCAGACGATTGAAAAAGTCATGGCCGTCCGTGGTGTTCTCGGAGCACGTATCGTTTTGGGTGGACGACTCGGAGGTGCTGAAATCGCTCGAAGTGAAGAAATCAAACGTGGCTCGATTCCACTACAGACATTTAGAGCTGATATCGATTTTGCTCGGGAGAAAGCGCATTTGCCATACGGAGATGTTGGTATTAAAGTTTGGATTTACCGTGGAGAAATCTTTGCTGATAAGCGTGCTGCCCCAGGTGGAACAACTAAAAACTTTTCATAA